A single window of Mangifera indica cultivar Alphonso chromosome 18, CATAS_Mindica_2.1, whole genome shotgun sequence DNA harbors:
- the LOC123201394 gene encoding serine/threonine-protein kinase BSK6-like gives MGARCSKFSLCWFHSQLKPAVLEPSDLEHGGKNDRNTWPSFTEFSLEQLKAATGGFPPDNIVSEHGEKAPNVVFKGKLDDGRWIAVKRFNKLAWPDSRQFLEEARSVGNLRSERLANLIGCCHEGDERLLVAEFMPNETLAKHLFHWETQPMVWAMRLRVALYLAQALEYCGTKGRALYHDLNAYRILFDKDGDPRLSCFGLMKNSRDGRSYSTNLAFTPPEYLRTGRVTPESVVYSFGTLLLDLLSGKHIPPSHALDLIRGKNFLMLMDSALEGHCSNDDGTEFMRLASRCLQYEARERPNVKSLATALMSLQKEAEVPSHVLMGFPHETESSAKPLSLTPFGEACLRLDLTAIHEILDKTGYKDDEGIANELSFQVWTNQMQETLNSKKHGDTAFRARDFATALDCYTQFIDGGTMVSPTVYARRCLCYLMNDMPQEALGDAMQAQVVSPEWPTASYLQAVCLFSLGMENDAQETLRDGTNLEARRNKN, from the exons ATGGGAGCTCGTTGCTCTAAGTTCTCTCTGTGTTGGTTCCACTCTCAACTCAAGCCCGCCGTGCTTGAACCTTCCGATCTTG AACATGGCGGCAAAAATGACCGGAACACATGGCCAAGTTTCACTGAGTTCAGTTTGGAGCAACTGAAAGCTGCCACCGGTGGTTTCCCTCCCGATAACATAGTATCGGAACACGGCGAAAAGGCTCCCAACGTTGTGTTCAAAGGAAAACTGGACGATGGCCGTTGGATCGCCGTTAAGCGGTTCAACAAGCTCGCCTGGCCCGATTCTCGTCAATTCCTC GAGGAGGCGAGGTCAGTGGGGAATTTGAGGAGCGAGAGATTGGCGAATCTGATTGGTTGTTGCCATGAAGGCGATGAGAGATTGCTGGTTGCCGAGTTTATGCCGAATGAAACTCTTGCAAAACATCTCTTTCACT GGGAGACCCAGCCCATGGTATGGGCTATGAGGTTGAGGGTAGCACTTTATTTGGCACAAGCTCTGGAATATTGCGGGACCAAAGGGAGGGCATTGTACCATGATCTCAATGCCTACAGGATTTTATTTGATAAG GATGGTGATCCCCGGCTTTCTTGCTTCGGCCTTATGAAAAATAGTAGAGATGGCAGAAGTTACAGCACAAACTTGGCTTTCACCCCTCCAGAGTACTTGAGAACAG GCAGAGTGACACCAGAAAGTGTAGTGTACAGTTTTGGCACCTTGTTGCTAGATCTTCTAAGTGGCAAACATATTCCCCCTAGCCAT GCACTTGACTTGATTCGTGGGAAGAATTTCTTAATGTTAATGGACTCAGCTTTGGAGGGCCATTGCTCAAATGATGATGGAACTGAGTTTATGCGGTTAGCTTCTCGTTGTTTGCAGTATGAAGCTCGTGAGAGGCCAAATGTGAAGTCTCTGGCCACTGCACTCATGTCACTCCAGAAAGAAGCAGAG GTTCCATCACATGTTCTGATGGGTTTTCCACATGAAACTGAATCTTCTGCAAAGCCATTGTCATTGACACCTTTTGGTGAAGCTTGCTTGAGACTGGATCTTACTGCCATACATGAAATATTAGACAAGACTGGATACAAGGATGATGAAGGCATTGCCAATGAG CTTTCTTTCCAAGTGTGGACAAATCAAATGCAGGAGACCTTGAATTCTAAGAAACATGGAGATACCGCCTTTCGAGCTAGGGATTTTGCAACTGCCCTTGATTGCTACACACAA TTCATCGATGGGGGAACCATGGTTTCACCAACAGTGTATGCAAGGCGCTGCTTGTGTTATTTGATGAATGACATGCCACAAGAAGCTCTTGGAGATGCTATGCAAGCTCAGGTGGTGTCCCCTGAATGGCCGACTGCTTCATATCTTCAAGCTGTTTGCCTCTTCAGTCTTGGCATGGAGAATGATGCACAAGAAACACTCAGAGATGGCACAAATTTGGAAGCTAGaaggaacaaaaattga